The DNA window CAGTACAACAACAAGTGTTACATGGACATGTATTCATGCAGAATGAAGCAAGTGATTCACGAGACGGCTTGTACTGCTGCTGACGTAGCTAATGCCAGGCAGTACAAATATAGTAAgtatgcgtctgtctgtctgtctgtctgtctgtctgtctgtctgtctgtctgcagtatgtatgtatgtatgtatgtatgtatgtatgtatgtatgtatgtatgtatgtatgtatgtatattgtgtgcgtgcgtgtgtgtgtgtgtatggtaaaTTATTGTTCGGAAAATACAGGTACTTGCTTCAGATTTATTCGTCGTGTCAATTTTTTTGTGTAATAATACGGACATTTTCAAACGTTTCCATGACAATCGGATACGTCATCATGATAGTttggttttacatgtaatattcaataCTTTCTGTGTTGTTGACGTATTGTTGCTATATTATTTTTGCAGGTTATCGTTCATCAGCAGTATCCATTGGTGGTTTTTCGCTTTCCATGATTCTAACCATGGCTGTTTTTATCTTATATGGGTAACAATGATTATTCAATCTCTCTCGTTGTTCAACATGTATCTTTTTGCCTTTTAGAATGTTACAATAAATTTTCACACATATTTAGACAAATCTTCATCTTTTGGACGCCCAAACTTTGACTTTTCACCTATTTTAGAAGTATGTAAATGTTTGATCGGATTTACTATTTGCAAGTCTGATTTCATTCACAGTTAATTTCAGTTTCGTCAAAGTTAGAGTTTTTAATTTGTAGCTTGTTGTATTATGATTTTACTTATTGCTTTTATATGTACTGGTTTAATGTTAGTTTATAAAGTACACTTTTTATCACTATtgaaataaagtcatttcaGGTTTAAATTTCAGTTAGTGAATGTGTGTAGAGGCATTGTGACTGTTTGTAGAAATAAGTTTAGTGAGTTAGTCAAGATTTGAAATAAGTTTATTGAGTTAGTCAAGATTTGAAATAAGTTTAGTGAGTTagtcaatatttgaaataagtTTAGTGAGTTAGTCAAGATTTGAAATAAGTTTATTGAGTTAGTCAAGATTTGAAATAAGTTTAGTGAGTTAGTCAAGATTTGAAATAAGTTTAGTGAGTTAGTCAAGATTTGAAATAAGTTTAGTGAGTTAGTCAAGATTTGAAATAAGTTTAGTGAGTTAGTCAAGATTTGAAATAAGTTTAGTGAGTTAGTTAAGATTTGAAATAAGTTTAGTGAGTTAAAGTTTCtgatttctttcttttgttGTCACACTATGTTTAGTCATAAATTTTCTGATACAACGAACTGATGACATGCTAGTATCAGAACTAATGCCCATATATGGTTTGATGTTTGACGTCACTTGCTAAAATACGTATTAAGCGTATTACCATACTCCAACAGTGGTGGCGCTAATcatgtctatatatctataacGCCGGGGTTGATGAAGGGTCAACGATTGTATAATGTTTAAACCATGTTTGTTCCAGCCACAGCGGATTTTTGCACATACGATGACGGATTGACTTTGTACGAGGGGGTGTGGGAATTGTGAGGACGGGGTTTCTATTTGTACATAGAATCTAAAGAATTTGTTTcaataaatgttcaaaaaattgACAGAATTTGTATGCTACTTTGTTCATGCATGTTTTTTTGTTAGTGTTGATATATATTTCGTTGTTGTTAACgtgttttatttgttgtaaataaaatgacaaatgaagCCCGGATCCTCTGTGGTGGTTAGCTGTTGGGGAATGACGTCAATACAATAGTTTAATTCATTCTATTGCGTTTTAACGTTAACGTTAAAATATGTGTATTCGGTATTGATAACCGTCCATGGTTGGAAGATTGATGGATAGTTAATAATGTCGAAAAATTATGTTATACATAACGAGACAAAATTATACGATAGCCTAAGAGTATTTCCATGGTTACTGCAAAATTGAAGGGCTCGAGGAATTGCACTCGGGACATCTCACACCCTAAGCGAGAACCATGCCACTAGACCAACGAACCATTGCTGGTTACTTTTTAATGGTCATACCAACCAAACACACCAAAAGTATCATTCAAGTCTTTGCATTTGTGTATATCATTGTAATTGTCGTCCACTTTTGTGTGAATTTCAGGAATCCTAAATTGTcttatgtaatttttattgacACAGATTGTAAATTTCTGGGTTTGAATTGTGTTAGGGTGTTTCAAGGAATGCCTTGATGAAGATTTTCCTAATACCATCTTTGTTGGTacgcaaattaggtctaaattGGGACTATTGTTAAAAGAAATCCAACTGAAAAACTACAAGATGTTAATTTGTTGGAGTTGACTGTagtgttgatatgcaaataatttcTGAAAACgttatttttgaatttaaaatatgtaCCTTAACTGGGCCTGCTCGTCTGAAAGTTGATGGACATGCATGCTTCTAGGGGTGTCTAGATGGGATGTCCTGTCACCATCATATTGTGTACTTTTCAACATAGACCAAATAAATCGAGAAGGAAGCAAGCACCATGGGTACCGGGTTGTCAAAATAgacaggtcagaggtcagagtATAAACCCTATCGtgcagggtctatggtttattagAGAGAACATATACATTAGGATATGCTCAACAGATCTAGCTAGACGAAGCATGCCATTATCAGTGAAACAAAGTTGGATATGATGGAACAGATATCTTCATATATCTCTAGATTGAtttactgccccccccccccacaaaaagGATGAAAAGATGAGTTGCCAATTCTAACGATAACCCTATGATAGTTTTAGGCAAGGCTTCGCTTTGTAGTAAGTGCTAGCTCTAGGCTATATTGAGATACTAGTACGTTATCATGTTGTCATACCTGATAGTGTCGcacaaatgtcatatcttacagagtAGCTCTGGGCATACAGAGTTTGTCTGtccaacaaacaaaaacaaatcacGATTAAactgttgaaatatttatatgacTTCAAAATCTGTCTCCTCTCAGAAAATCTGAAAAATGATATGATGAATAAGAGGACATGTTTTCGTAGAGGGCGGTATATTGCAACTTGCCAGAGCTATGTGCTAGCTGTGTGACACATTGAATTCAGACGGCTAGTCCAACGTTGGTGGCGGTATATGCTTAAATCCTCCCCGACTGACTCGAGCAACTGTTCCATTTGCAGTACTATCGATGATCAGTGCAACAACGGTTGTAGTGACGTCGCTTTTcctataaagaaataaatacattgtgcAATTGACGTAGTCACTTGatgtctatccatccatccattcacccattcacccatccatccatccatccatccatccatccatccacccatccatccatctatctatccatctatccatccatccatccatccgcgCACGGATAGAAGTGAATGACGATACTGCTTTTATATAATAACGGTACTTACTCTATCCACGCACTCTCTTTGAGGAGTTCTTTGTACTGGTCAACGTATTTAATTCTGCCGGGTATGTCACCTGTGCTTAAGTCTGTCTGGATCAGTTTGGGACATACAGCTACAACACGTACACCATTATCCTTCACGTCTGGTTCAAACTGCAGGAGAGGGTATATTCCGACCAATTAAAAAGTGGAAAAAATTACGAACACATGTGGATTACTCGATCAATAGAGGAAACGGGAGATGCTTATTCATTTGTAGTTGCACATAATTATATTCCTGGCGAGCAACGCTACAGTATTCAATAATCAATAGCATTAACCTTGAAATAGGTTAAGGGGTGGCGTGTCAGGAAAATATCACCATTTTCGTGAAGGACATCATGAGACCACAACCAATTAAGCATCTTAagcaaacaaaatacacaaaaacaaaaaaacaaaacaaacaaacaaaagaagaaacaaacaaacaattaacaaTGATATCATTACTTACTGCAACACTTCTTGAGAAGCCCACAACTGCATGTTTGCTGGCAGCGTACAAAGGTATGCATGACACTGGCTTCAGTCCTGTGTAAGTTTTTCATGAAGATCCATTCAATACATGGATTCAAATGAATGGAAAATATAAgaaatgtaaactgaatgcctctcgtaatgacaaaaaatatccTTTGATAGTTAACttctacacatgtacacacattgtcGGAATGAAACAGTATGAGCTATCATATAAAGTGTATATCCCTTACTGTGAATTTCATTGAGTGTGCTGacccattaaaattaaaactacACCAGCAAGGTACTTAGGACACATGGGCTTAGTTATCACCAACATTTAGCGGGAAAAATGGCGGGTTTTCCGGTTGTTCCTGCTTTTTTCCACACAAGTGCACTTGAGTGCTGCTCagtggcgaccattcaacaaatctCCGAATTCATTTCACCAATACAGATTACTTGTACCATTATGCTTGTACTAAATTACATGACATTTCAAGCatgtattcataaaaaaataaaaacaaaaatggaaacaaaaaagaaaacaaacatccATTACTATGACCCTTAGGAATataaaggtacatcaacaagatTCTAGGACTTTTGTGATTTGATATAATACATATGTGCCgaattatataaaatttaaaagCTTGCACTCCTAAGACATTGCATAATTACGAAAAATATTTACGATATATTTATCCAACATATATTTAGCAACAATCTAAAAAATACTACTCGTCCCTATGATCTGAATACTGAGCCATGTCTTTCACACAGTGTGTTTGCACGTCTTGACTATACTCACCAGCACCAGAAGCCGTGTTAATAACAATACCTCCATTCCCACCATTCTTGGTTCCCATGTATTTTACCGCCAAATATGTTCCTTCAATCACAGCGtcctgttttattttgaaatgttttgactatCAGTTAAGTGTGTAGTAGCTAGCACTgtcaatcatttttattttagctgtctAGCACAAATTGTGGGTACTACATCATTATTAATTAACTCGGTATTTCGAAacatttgtacaaaaatattacttgaacaaaaatatgtctGTTAGAACAGTACGAGAAAATCAAGTGTGCTTTTTGTTTGTGAAGTGTCAACTCCTAGTTTTATTTTGagtacttgtattttttttcaacattctGTTTTTAAGTTTGCGTGAATGCATACATGGCTTTGTGGAAGCCTCTTTACCGTTACCGTTTACAAATTGTTATCTTCAGTGAGGCCCGGGACACCATCTTGTAGTATTACAACTATATATGTAAgactttatttgcataatgttgacatatacattatgatggtgatgatgtcgTTGTCATAAGGatctcatgtacatgtattattcattaGATGATTATGTGTAGATCATATCATTATACAAATAACCATAATTGTGATCCAGCTAGACTCGCTGTAATCTATTTCCTTAACGATATAGTCGCCTTCACTTTTACTGTGCCCTGCAAGTATTTCTATTTGGATAAATATATCTATTAGATCAAGGAGACCATATATGGAATAATTATCACATTAAACAGTTAATGATGAATGGGTTCCCAAAATCTTTGCGATTACACCGACAACTTGAAAATGAATACCTCCCTGAATGTACAAGTATAGAATTCAATgtgtatataataattatagtaATCAAGTTTGATACCACCATAAACACGAAGTCTTACCAAATTCAAAACTGGTGTCAACAAACAAATGTTAGCATAAACTTACCACATTCACTGACAGCATGCACTTCCAATTGTATTCGTTCATCATGGCAGCATTATTGCAAACAATATCCAAATGATCGAATTCCTTCACACATTCCTTGAAAGCAGCTGAATGATAAAAGAACGCGAAATCACACCATATGTATTGATGCTGAAATCACATTGGTTTCTCCATCACTTTTAAGTTGAAGAGTGAGAATTCATAATATCTGCCTGTGGCCAACACATGCATTTTAAGGTGTGTCTCCTACCACAACGACTAAATTCTTTAGAGTAATGTACCCACACTGTCACACTACTTGAAAGAATCTGTCAGCATCTTACCTTCGAGTTTCTCCTTAGACGTGACGTCACATTTGCAAAACTGAACTTTAGCAGCTCCATATATTCCCCTATACTTTGCTAAGACTTCTTGTCCCTTTGCGTCGTCAGTATCAATCATATAAACACCCTGAGGAAAATTATAAGACAACATTCAGAACAAGACTCCATTTTGTGGCTAATTAAAATGTTGACGTGTATTGAAGAAGAAGTGAAACAATTGCATCATTTCATAGCTTGAATGACCTTCAGTCTTACATTCATAATATTATGGCGATAGAAAAGTGTTTTTATATGTATGCATCatgtttatatgttgacattgtCTTCACGAGTGACAAGTGTCAACAATAATGTGACACCCCTGTGACGGCGCCCTACGTGTCAATCATTTTGACCTAATTACATATATGCATTATATGTGCTAGTAGACGTTCGTTCCCAAGGGAGTTAGTTATTGAGTTTTAACTCGTAGCTCATGAACGACTTTTTCATGAACTACTAATTTAACTTAGTTCAGACGATGCAAGGGTGTTACTTTCAATCAAGACTCACTCGCGTACTTCCTCAGTGATGTTTCCCGTCGTATTTTGGACGCGCTAGACCCAGAGTTCATCTATAGTTCAACTTTTATGGTCAAGACTCCGAGAGAACTTAATTTCTCTAACCTGTGCATCTTGTTTTAGGAATTCTTCAACCAATGCACTGCCAATGCCACCTGCAGCACCTGTAACCAGAGCTACTTTACCAGTAAGACTCATGTTCAAATATGGTggcctgtctgtgtgtcttcaGTCTGTGACCTTCAAATTTTGACATTGGGGTCGACGACCAGAGAGGGTGATTGATGTAAGGGTATAATCCCGGTGGCTTACCTACCTGATTTTAAGCTTCTCATCGTCACAGGCCGGTCAATgggttgaaaataaaaatacaaaaatcatagagagagagagagagagagagagagagagagagagagagagagagagagagagagagagagagagagagagagagagagagagagagcatcagtgtatgtatgtatgtgtgtgtatgtatgtatgtatatatatatgtatgtgcgtgcgcgcgcgcgtgcgttcatgcgcgcgcgcgcgcgcgcgtgtgtgtgtgcgtgtgcatgtgtgtatgcggCATGATCACCGTCACTTCATAGACTTAACTGTTATTTCATGTATCTAATTGAGGATATCGTCTATGATAAAACACATGAGACGACTCATTCCCTCTAGAGGTTTGTCATAACACCACACAATACTACTATACTATTACTGCCATTTCTTCACATGAATTAATACTCCCATGCCTTAAAACATAGAAACATTCCTTTGCATTTGAAGGGAATTTGTTCATTGGAATAAAGGTAAGTGTGATATTCTGTGTAAATGAAATTCAACTGAGCGTAAAACTAGCAGTGCAtctacagagagagagagagagagagagagagacaaataTTTCTATTGACATGTGTATATGCAAACTATTGAGATTCAAATCCTAATTCTTACTGGACATCTCGTCACCCATACAGTGTATATCTGCCAAGTATTAGCTCATATAATCAAATCATTAGTTATATATATGGAAAAGAGTcatttttacatatattatgcaaattgtggTGATTATCATGGACAAATCTTTGTTAAAAACTAACTAATTTTTTCGGCACAATAACCAACATTTCATTGCTTTTGATGTTATGGTTCTTGAGGAAACGAtgctacagacagacagagacagacagacagagacaaccGAAACATATACACTTCTTCGGAAGCTCAACATAATACAATAGTATGCTGCAAATATTAGCCACTCACTGTCTGCTATTACCTGGGAAAAGTCACAGTTTTAAAATTAACCTTAACATTCCAATGGACATGTTTAATAAACTGATCTCCTTACatacttacagctaaaatgatattggcttggtatttcactcatgtaacgtgacatttaatacacaccctcatgTGATTGGGcgaggatcctgctgtgtttgttgtgtctctgttatttttagtctagagttgaaatatgtttatgtttgtgtCAGAAACgtaatgtccaatgagtgaaacaccaagcctacacgATTTTAGCTGGCCCTAAGGGCCCTAAGATTTATGGCTGAACTTAACCAAGTTCTATTTCAATACTGTATAAACACCCAACAAGGATAACAGAGGGATAAGGCAATTAATACCAAGGGACGTGTAGCACAATGTACTGGACCAGGTGCTTCATATCTCTCGTATATTCCTACATGGCATAATACTTCTCAGTAAAACACTTCAACTAGTGTATGTCAGTTACTTTTGAGAGTCATTGTACTTTCTATCTCAAACAAGAATAGACACTAATTTTGTTAATGGAACTGGAATAACATATTtgttcatgcaaagacaaatCATGTATACTAATTAGTTTGGTACTCGACATGAGTTAATTCTTtatctttcatattttcattagtcgcctaaaatatatatctgcacGTGCAATGTCACATGATATATATACCTCTTTTGTTCGTGAGATGGGTCAACCTGACGTACAAGATACCATGGATACAGTAACCATGAATGTCAGAAAACAAGAACTGTTGCATGAATCATAAAATGTTACGCCTGCATACATGCATGAATTGAACTCCTATACTTCAGAGTTGGCGCTACTCATATGTTGTCAAACTGACATAACGTTTTTCTATGCCGGTAATAATAGAATTACTAATAATCGATTTAATATGTCTTCTTCTAAAAGGCGACTGGTTTATGGTGGCCGACAATTTAACACTTGTCGACTGATATACAGATATTGTGGTCAACCTGGGCAATCCAGTCCTTCCTGTACTCAAAATCCGGATTGTAGACGTTATAAAGAGACATGGCGAGTGGTAAATGATCTGCTGGGTAAAAAGAAAAATAGTAACTCTTCTATTCCTACCAAGATAAAAAGTTTCTGTAATGGAACTTCTGTTATTCATACAGAAATTCCAGATATAGTTGATGTTTTCAACAACCACTTTGTTAACATTGGTGAAAAACTTGCTAAGAATATTCAGGCAAATGGAAACGGTTCTTTTCGTGACTTCATGGGTGACTATGTACCTCACTGTTTCTTCCTAAAGCCAACTTCAGTTGGGGAAGTAGAAGACAATATTTCAAGCTTAAATGTACACAAAGCATCAGGCTGGGACAAAATCGATGCAAAACTGCTAAAGTATGCTATGCCCTATGTTTCAAAAACCTTATGTAACATTGTAAATTTATCTTTCTCAACTGGATGTTTTCCAGACTCCCTTAAAATTGCGAAGATTATTCCGCTCTTCAAAAAAGGAGATCCAGAAGACACAGGAAATTACAGACCAATTTCTATTTTGCCAATCATTAGCaaagtatttgaaaaaataatgtgtaaacgTGTTGTGAATTTTGTAGAGAAACATGACTTGCTCTTTCAGCACCAGTATGGTTTTCGTGAAAAATACAGCTGTAAACTTTCACTTATTAGCCTTGTTCAACATTTATTGGATGAACTAGACAAAGGAAAATCTACAACAGGCATATTTATAGACTTCTCAAAGGCATTTGATACTGTTAaccataacattttattttcaaaactcgATCACCAAGGCATTAGAGGGGTGGCACTGgattggtttaaaagttatttgGATTCAAGATGTCAATTTGTGAGTATTGGTAATATAGaatcaatgaaacaaaacattacttgtggtgttcCTCAAGGGTCTATTTTGGGTCCAATACTTttcctcatttacataaatgattTACCAAACTCttcagatattttcaattttaggctTTACGCCGATGATTCGAACCTGTTTCATTCACCCGAGAAGTGTTCTTCATCAACAAACACCAGCAATATAAACTCAGCCCTTGCAAATGTTACAAACTGGTGTGATGCGAACAAATTAACAGTAAATTCTGCTAAATCACACGCATTACTCATTGGTGGTAGACACAAACCTCATAATGCACAAGGTTCAGTTCAGTTGAAAGATATGGCTATTAACTTTGTCAGTAATACCTCTTATGTTGGAGTATATCTGGATAGTAAAATGTTATGGAATTGCCACATTTTagaagtgaagaaaaaaatgagtaaGCTAACTGGTATTTAGTGTACAGACTTCGTTATACAGCATATTCTTTTGATGATATATAATACACTTGTTCTTCCCCATCTGTCATATGGACTTGATGTATGGGGCTGTACATATCAGTCTTACCTCAAAAATATACTAATCATCCAAAAGAAAATTGCTCGCATAATTACCTTCAGTAGTTACAACACCCACTCTCCCCCCTTATTTAAACGCCTCCTAATGCTAGATGTATACAAGCAACGTGGTTACCAAATAGGGATTTTTGTTCATGATGTGATCAATGGCAGAGTTCCGCCATACTTCTCAAATTTCTTTTCCAAGATAGGTCACTGTCACGACACCAGGCAACATAAGTGAAATGATTTAAGCATCccaaaatacaacaataattACGGTCAATTTAGCACAAAGTTCACTGGGGCCAAAATTTGGAACTCTATCCCTTCCCATATAAGAGACACTCGAAGTCGGAGTACATTCAAAGCTAATTTCAAGAGCCATCTTCTTAGCCAGTATTAGTTGATGTATACcattttgttctttcttttaagATTTGTAATTGTTTCCGAATTTAGTTAAATACTTCTCCGGAtttgtgtgatatgtatgtttttgttttgttttgttttgctttgttgttgttgttgttgttgttgttgttgttttttctctgGGGACaaaactcgattagttgtttcgtcaactatttttgccctcattaaaataaagtattattataattGTGGTCAGGTAGGCCATATAGCACGACAATGTTACACTTATCGTCAACAAATTTATCCAAAAAACCTAGGTAGCGTTGCGGGAAACAAATCTGCTCCTCACAACGAAAGATGACCAAGATTTGATAACATTAAAACTAGTCAACATACACTTTTTAATAATAACCTAATTAatttagtatttgtattttttaataaGTCTGTAACTGCACTAATTGATATTGGTTCTGATATCTCGTTCATTGCATCAGATTTGTTAAATACGATTCCACATTTAATTCGTTTGAGGAGACATCCTGTTAAGTACAATTATGCTAGATGATGGTCGAAATTTACCTTTAGTTGGTTTAATACATGTGCCTGTAATATATGGTACTCGTACAATTAGCATGCATGTCCACATTATTGACAAATTACAGAGAGATATGATTATCGGCTTGGATTTTCTACTAGACATAATGCAGTCATTGATTATATGACACGGAAATTACGTAAACGGGGTTCCAATATTTCGAGAGCAGTTGATAACTTTGTAATACAAGCACACCCCGAATGCGTTATTTTTGCGGCTTTGAAAGGCATGTTTCCAGACTGTATTTTAGGAGTTTCTCCTAATGTATCCTCTTCACATCATATAGGTATTTCCTCTTCTAGAGTTCTCAGTAGAGTGTCATGGGATAAGGTTCAAGTTCGTTTATTGAACTCTACTGACCATTTTATTAGGGGACGAGGCTGGTTACAACATATTACCAAATGGCACACCCCCACATCAGATAAATGCGCCTTACCGTTCTGCCCAAGTTCAGGCAAAATTCAAATGAGAGAGAGAAATTTCTGTCCTCTTTTAATTTCGAGAGTTCTGAATTATCTAACGATCAAATTGAAGCTGTTAAGGCAGTGTTGTGAGACAATAAAGACGCATGCGTGGATAAATCTAACAACTTAGGATATTGTGATTTGGTTCAACATCGAATCAATTTGCTCCCTGTTTCAAAGCCAGTACGTTCACAGAGAAAAATATAGCTTTGAAGTCACAAATAGATTATCTTATAAGTAAAGGTTTACTTAGTCACTCTACGTACTTCGAGTTCTTCATATCCAGTCTTCTTAGTGATAAAACAGAACGGGACATACGAAATGGTGGTAGAGTTAAATTATATCAGCAAACTGAACCAATCATTTATACATTGCCTGCTATACAGGATTGTCTTATACTACAGGTAGTAGGAATCCTATATAAGTGTTAGGCAATGCTTAGATTTGTAGTAAGGTCTAGCACTAGGCTATACTGTGAGATACGTCATTTTGTGTTACCTGATAGTGTCGcacaaatgtcatatcttacagagtAGCTCTGGGCATACAGAGTTTGTCTGTCCAACAAACAAAAGCAAATCACGATTAAactgttgaaatatttatatgacTTCAAAATCTGTCTCCTCTCAGAAAATCTGAAAAATGATATGATGAATAAGAGGACATGTTTTCGTAGAGGGCGGTATATTGCAACTTGCCAGAGCTATGTGGAGCTATGTACGAGCTGTGTGACACATTGAATTCAGACTGCTAGTCCAACGTTGGTGGCGGTATATGCTTAAATCCTCCCCGACGGACTAGAGCAGCTGTTCCATTTGCAGTACTATCGATGATCAGTGCAACAACGGTTGTAGTGACGTCGCTTTTcctataaagaaataaatacattgtacaattgaCGTAGTCACTTGatgtctatccatccatccatccatccatccatctgtttttctgtctgtctaatgTACCAATCTAATGTAGATCTGCTTGGCAAGAGACAGTACAATCCCAACCTAGGCGTTGACATTTTACTGTCTTCCTAACAGATTGCTATATTTATATGTCCTTTTTATAGTTTTTAGATAATGATTGAATGAATCATATATCAATTGTTTTGATATATAACAATGATTGAGTGAATCAAATAccaattgttttgataattaacAATGAGAGTAAATCATTTACTATTCCTATATTTATTGTCTCGATCCTTGTTTAACCATATGTCCAATACTTTATTGTAATGATGATTTCattatataaaagtcaaaaatTGTAGTTcaacaaaaagaaagaaagaagacaGTCATGGCATCTTCCCGTTATTGGTATGGTAGCTAGGAATGGGTAGGGCATAGTTTTCGCGTTCAACATttatgtttgtgtatttgttgttgttctgtGAAGCAAATACTCAAGTGCCCATGATACAAGTAAGCAATTGTGTCCCTCGTTACTGTCATAGCATTTAACTGCAATTTAGGGAAGTGTAGTGTGCGCACGGATAGAAGTGAATGACGATACTGCTTTTATATAATAACGGTACTTACTCTATCCAAGAAATCTCTTTGAGGACTTCTTTGTACTGATCCACATATTTAATTCTGCTGGGTATGTCAGCTGTACTTAAGTCTGTCTGGATCACTCTGGGACATACAGCTACAACACGTACACCATTATCCTTCACGTCTGGTTCAAACTGCAGGAGAGGGTATATTCCCACCAATTAAAAAGTGGAAAAAAATACGAACACATGTGGATTACTCGATCAATAGAGGAAACGGGAGATGCTTATTCATTAGTAGTTGTACATATATCCTCGAGCAACGCTACAGTATTCGGTAT is part of the Glandiceps talaboti chromosome 2, keGlaTala1.1, whole genome shotgun sequence genome and encodes:
- the LOC144449509 gene encoding 15-hydroxyprostaglandin dehydrogenase [NAD(+)]-like codes for the protein MSLTGKVALVTGAAGGIGSALVEEFLKQDAQGVYMIDTDDAKGQEVLAKYRGIYGAAKVQFCKCDVTSKEKLEAAFKECVKEFDHLDIVCNNAAMMNEYNWKCMLSVNVDAVIEGTYLAVKYMGTKNGGNGGIVINTASGAGLKPVSCIPLYAASKHAVVGFSRSVAFEPDVKDNGVRVVAVCPKLIQTDLSTGDIPGRIKYVDQYKELLKESAWIEKSDVTTTVVALIIDSTANGTVARVSRGGFKHIPPPTLD